A single window of Candidatus Zymogenus saltonus DNA harbors:
- the cysK gene encoding cysteine synthase A produces the protein MIYGDITALIGSTPLVRLNRITEGINAEVLVKLESKNPGGSVKDRIALSMIRAAMDEGRVMPGKTTIIEPTSGNTGIGLALVGAAWGIRTIIVMPDTMSLERRSLLKLLGAELVLVAGEKGIKGVIEEAERLGREIPNSFIPMQFKNPENPNAHRLTTAQEIFDDTGGKVDILVAGVGTGGTITGTASALKKRLPNLKAVAVEPESSPVMSGGKPGAHKIQGIGAGFIPEVMDMGVVDEIIKVSDDDAVNTSRLLAKKEGILCGISSGACAHAALEIAKRKESSSKTIVAILPDTGERYLTTDLVKGL, from the coding sequence ATGATTTACGGTGATATTACGGCCCTCATCGGATCGACGCCTCTTGTGAGGCTCAACAGGATTACGGAGGGGATCAACGCCGAAGTGCTTGTAAAGCTCGAATCGAAAAACCCCGGAGGAAGCGTAAAGGACAGGATCGCCCTCTCGATGATAAGGGCGGCGATGGACGAGGGGAGGGTTATGCCGGGCAAGACCACGATAATAGAGCCAACATCCGGAAACACCGGAATCGGACTTGCGCTGGTGGGCGCCGCATGGGGAATAAGGACGATAATCGTCATGCCGGATACGATGAGCCTTGAGCGGAGGAGCCTCCTGAAGCTCCTCGGCGCGGAGCTGGTCCTCGTTGCCGGGGAAAAGGGAATCAAAGGCGTCATCGAAGAGGCCGAAAGGCTTGGCAGAGAGATCCCTAACTCCTTCATACCGATGCAGTTCAAAAACCCGGAGAATCCGAACGCCCACCGCCTCACCACGGCACAAGAGATATTCGACGACACCGGGGGAAAGGTGGATATACTCGTTGCAGGCGTGGGAACCGGCGGGACAATCACGGGTACGGCGTCCGCCTTAAAGAAGAGGCTCCCGAACCTCAAGGCCGTCGCCGTGGAGCCCGAATCGTCTCCGGTGATGTCCGGCGGAAAGCCGGGGGCGCACAAGATCCAGGGGATCGGGGCCGGCTTCATACCGGAGGTCATGGATATGGGGGTCGTCGACGAGATCATCAAAGTAAGCGACGACGACGCCGTAAATACCTCCCGGCTTCTGGCGAAAAAAGAGGGGATTTTGTGCGGAATATCGTCCGGGGCGTGTGCCCATGCCGCCCTCGAAATAGCGAAGAGAAAAGAGAGCTCCTCAAAGACGATCGTGGCGATTCTCCCCGACACCGGCGAGCGCTACCTCACCACCGACCTTGTGAAGGGACTCTGA
- a CDS encoding DUF1232 domain-containing protein, whose translation MDKKSFWDISKLVEKWRSMMKLIKDKEYKISPLNKFIYIASLLYVVSPFDFIPEYFTPLGFIDDVGAIILFVIHILDEVEKYEHHLKSRVTGKKGDKSAKEKAKDDGKVIDPDKEDRKTE comes from the coding sequence ATGGACAAGAAGAGTTTTTGGGACATATCAAAGCTGGTCGAAAAATGGCGGTCTATGATGAAACTCATCAAGGACAAAGAGTACAAGATATCCCCCTTAAATAAATTCATCTACATCGCGTCGCTCCTCTACGTAGTATCGCCCTTCGATTTTATACCCGAATATTTTACGCCCCTGGGCTTCATCGACGACGTGGGAGCGATTATTCTCTTCGTTATTCATATCCTCGACGAGGTGGAAAAATATGAGCATCACCTAAAATCACGCGTCACGGGCAAAAAGGGGGACAAATCGGCGAAGGAGAAGGCCAAAGACGATGGCAAGGTCATAGACCCGGACAAAGAGGACCGGAAAACGGAGTAG
- a CDS encoding DUF1232 domain-containing protein — protein sequence MKQKNLSDIFNIAAKWRSLKGLIKDKGYKIPLIRKILYVLSVIYVISPIDFIPAFLLPVPVGVIDDIGVLAFFLMLILYEIDQYENYLAVGGAGKEEVGSKKGKLHDDGKTIDLDRKNWKKE from the coding sequence ATGAAACAGAAAAACCTTTCCGATATATTCAATATTGCGGCGAAGTGGCGCTCCCTGAAGGGCCTAATAAAGGACAAGGGATATAAGATCCCCCTCATCAGAAAAATCTTATACGTCCTATCGGTCATTTATGTAATAAGCCCCATCGATTTCATACCCGCTTTTTTGCTCCCGGTTCCGGTGGGAGTCATCGACGACATCGGCGTCTTGGCCTTCTTCCTGATGCTCATCCTCTACGAAATAGATCAATACGAGAACTACCTCGCCGTGGGCGGCGCCGGTAAAGAGGAGGTCGGATCAAAGAAGGGCAAGCTTCACGATGATGGCAAGACCATCGACCTTGACAGGAAGAATTGGAAAAAGGAATAA
- the rlmB gene encoding 23S rRNA (guanosine(2251)-2'-O)-methyltransferase RlmB, producing the protein MGRKREKGGAGGGRPGGAERGVYLLEGRNVVLEGLRSGREIKKILIDAGALKGRADGKIGEIIESARGRKIPLLSTERAELDKISETGSHQGVIAEAAPRGETSLTSLLKGTRGKKKPFIVLLGEVMYEQNLGAILRTAEGAGVDAIVIPKRRTAPLSPTVARVSMGASEYVPLIRESTTSALSILRREGVMIFGVEAGAKLQYYEADLTGSAAFVFGGEDKSLTSTVRERCDEIISIPLMGKIGSLNVGVSVGIVLFERVRQEGVRGG; encoded by the coding sequence ATGGGCAGAAAAAGAGAGAAGGGGGGAGCGGGAGGGGGAAGGCCGGGCGGCGCCGAAAGAGGGGTGTATCTCCTCGAGGGGAGAAACGTCGTCCTGGAGGGACTCCGCTCCGGCCGGGAGATAAAAAAAATTCTGATAGATGCAGGCGCCCTAAAGGGCCGGGCCGACGGAAAGATCGGCGAAATAATCGAGTCGGCTAGGGGGAGAAAGATTCCCCTGTTATCGACCGAGCGGGCGGAACTTGATAAAATCTCAGAAACCGGCTCCCACCAGGGGGTGATCGCGGAAGCCGCCCCGAGGGGTGAGACGTCGCTGACATCGCTTTTGAAAGGGACCAGGGGAAAGAAGAAGCCATTTATCGTCCTCCTCGGCGAGGTGATGTACGAGCAGAACCTCGGAGCGATCTTGAGGACCGCCGAGGGGGCCGGCGTCGACGCCATCGTCATCCCCAAGAGGCGGACCGCACCCCTCTCCCCGACGGTCGCCCGGGTCTCGATGGGGGCGTCCGAGTACGTCCCGCTGATAAGGGAGTCCACGACGAGCGCGCTCTCGATCCTGAGGCGGGAGGGAGTAATGATCTTCGGCGTGGAGGCGGGAGCCAAGCTTCAATACTACGAGGCGGACCTCACCGGGAGCGCAGCCTTCGTCTTCGGCGGCGAAGACAAGTCGCTCACCTCGACCGTCCGCGAAAGGTGCGACGAGATAATCTCTATCCCCCTTATGGGAAAAATTGGGTCGCTTAACGTGGGCGTCTCGGTCGGGATAGTCCTCTTCGAGAGGGTCAGGCAGGAGGGGGTAAGGGGGGGCTGA
- a CDS encoding DUF262 domain-containing protein, giving the protein MRYIEGVEELKGSKPDEKKAERAILDGQQRLTALFYVLNSPPRVSPKLATNPYRYFINVEEKLKKEEKKEEEKRKEEEWDDFIIFYSEKDSFFSDFQGTIKNEGFNALLKKEDFRKFCFEKGIIPFASLSSDGNLYDWLDDYEVNLIKKKGLEHDNAREKKRKIRSIFEKYLNYQIPILILQNTDIIEVAEIFERINKTGVELSVFAIATAVFYNEDCNLRKWWEDYYNQNGLIKKFCDIDDENYPKYILQIMALLQEKEVKKRVLIDSSELKVDKGKWEEACKWLDKALERLYEAPGGYGVIKPNLLPYKTIVVTLSALLKHCKNDAKPNKKIDSWYWSSVFTGRYSHSSDTVVKRDFDQVKKWLKSDKEKPEVIVEIESHNAIEDLDLEKTERGALYKSIMNLLALKIPRDFFSGKVIKLLNLDDHHIFPKKVNIPNIDRNKLNSILNRTLIGNDTDKSILNKKPSEYLKIMRNKLDGEENLKKTLESHIINNECYDALKENKYEEFIKEREKLIKEEMKKLAVSYKE; this is encoded by the coding sequence ATAAGATATATAGAGGGTGTTGAAGAACTAAAAGGTTCAAAACCAGATGAAAAAAAAGCTGAAAGAGCGATTCTTGACGGTCAACAAAGGCTCACTGCATTATTCTATGTGTTAAATAGTCCACCTAGAGTTTCTCCAAAATTAGCGACAAATCCTTATCGCTATTTTATAAATGTAGAGGAAAAACTAAAAAAAGAGGAAAAGAAAGAAGAGGAGAAAAGAAAAGAAGAAGAATGGGATGATTTCATTATATTCTATTCTGAAAAAGATAGTTTTTTTTCTGATTTTCAAGGTACCATAAAAAATGAAGGATTTAATGCTCTACTAAAAAAAGAAGACTTTAGAAAATTTTGCTTCGAGAAAGGCATTATTCCTTTTGCTTCATTAAGTTCTGATGGAAATTTGTATGATTGGCTCGATGATTACGAAGTAAACCTTATAAAAAAGAAGGGTCTTGAGCATGATAACGCAAGGGAAAAAAAGAGAAAAATAAGAAGCATTTTTGAAAAGTACCTTAATTACCAAATTCCAATACTGATACTTCAAAATACTGACATTATCGAGGTTGCAGAAATATTTGAGAGGATAAACAAGACGGGAGTTGAGTTGTCCGTCTTTGCCATCGCAACAGCTGTTTTTTACAATGAAGACTGCAACCTCAGGAAATGGTGGGAAGATTATTATAACCAAAATGGTCTAATAAAAAAGTTTTGTGATATAGATGATGAAAATTATCCAAAATATATACTTCAAATAATGGCCTTGCTGCAAGAAAAAGAGGTGAAGAAGAGGGTATTAATTGATTCAAGTGAGTTAAAGGTAGACAAAGGAAAATGGGAAGAAGCCTGTAAATGGTTGGATAAAGCATTAGAGAGATTATATGAAGCTCCAGGCGGATATGGTGTTATTAAGCCAAATTTGCTTCCATATAAGACAATAGTTGTAACCCTATCGGCTCTGCTGAAACATTGTAAAAACGATGCTAAACCTAACAAGAAAATAGACTCTTGGTATTGGAGTTCCGTATTTACGGGAAGGTATTCTCATTCAAGTGATACGGTTGTTAAAAGGGATTTCGATCAGGTTAAAAAGTGGTTAAAGAGTGATAAGGAAAAGCCGGAAGTAATTGTTGAAATTGAATCTCATAATGCAATTGAAGATTTGGACTTGGAAAAGACAGAAAGAGGGGCTTTGTATAAATCAATAATGAACCTTTTAGCTTTAAAGATCCCAAGGGATTTCTTTTCAGGTAAAGTAATAAAATTATTGAATCTTGATGACCATCATATATTTCCAAAAAAAGTAAACATTCCTAATATAGACAGGAATAAATTGAATTCTATATTGAATAGAACATTAATAGGTAACGACACAGATAAGAGTATATTAAATAAAAAACCATCTGAGTATTTAAAAATTATGAGAAATAAGCTCGACGGTGAAGAAAATTTAAAAAAGACATTAGAAAGCCACATTATAAACAATGAATGTTATGACGCCTTGAAGGAAAATAAATATGAAGAATTTATAAAAGAAAGAGAGAAATTGATAAAAGAAGAAATGAAAAAATTGGCTGTCAGCTATAAAGAATAG
- a CDS encoding DUF262 domain-containing protein: MSVPIHRFEKILDLIKNINDDKIVLPEFQRSFVWSNQDIKDFLVSILNGYFVGTILLLWKD, translated from the coding sequence ATGTCTGTTCCAATACATAGGTTTGAAAAAATACTTGACTTAATAAAAAATATTAACGATGACAAGATAGTCCTTCCTGAGTTTCAAAGGAGTTTTGTTTGGTCGAATCAGGATATAAAGGATTTCCTTGTATCTATCTTGAATGGCTATTTTGTAGGTACTATTTTATTACTTTGGAAAGATTAA
- a CDS encoding flavodoxin family protein, whose amino-acid sequence MKKVLGVCGSPRKNGNTDILVSRILEGAKEAGAKTESVFLNRLKIKECNGCHSCWEGKRCSKRDDMNYLYPKIAESDAIVFGTPVYWYGPTAIMKGFLDRFVYFNCPENRKMIRGKSAVLAVPFEEDDIEAAAPLITMFEKSFGYLEMKLVGKILAPGVGEKRDILKKLDLLNEAYRLGGEIAR is encoded by the coding sequence ATGAAAAAGGTCCTCGGAGTATGCGGAAGCCCCAGGAAAAACGGAAACACCGATATCCTTGTCTCCAGAATACTGGAGGGCGCGAAGGAGGCGGGTGCGAAGACGGAGTCGGTCTTCCTGAACAGGCTGAAGATCAAGGAGTGCAACGGGTGTCACTCCTGCTGGGAGGGGAAGAGATGCTCCAAGAGGGACGACATGAACTACCTCTATCCGAAGATCGCGGAGTCCGACGCGATCGTCTTCGGCACCCCCGTCTACTGGTACGGCCCCACGGCGATAATGAAGGGATTCCTTGACCGCTTCGTCTACTTCAACTGCCCCGAAAACAGGAAGATGATCAGGGGGAAGTCGGCGGTTCTGGCCGTCCCATTCGAGGAGGACGACATCGAGGCGGCGGCCCCCCTCATCACGATGTTCGAGAAGAGCTTTGGCTACTTGGAGATGAAACTCGTCGGCAAGATCCTCGCCCCCGGCGTGGGAGAAAAGAGGGATATTCTTAAAAAACTTGATCTGCTCAACGAGGCGTACAGGCTCGGGGGGGAGATAGCTCGATAA
- a CDS encoding flavodoxin family protein produces MKILILSGGPRKNGTTATILNKIVEGVKGRHEVDLVDVYDLKIRPCMGCLKCRPDKECALPEDDAQIVGRKIKDADVLIVGTPTYWGNMTGPLKTLFDRNVTTIERINGGLPKPNHRGKRAVIVTASAAPWPYNLLSSQSGGAVRSLKTILKSGGFKIIDVINMPNTKRRPGVPEQFVKRALKLGKKI; encoded by the coding sequence ATGAAAATCCTTATCCTCAGTGGAGGCCCCAGAAAGAACGGGACCACCGCCACAATTCTGAATAAGATAGTTGAGGGAGTCAAGGGAAGACACGAGGTTGACCTGGTTGACGTTTACGATCTGAAGATAAGGCCCTGCATGGGGTGCCTGAAGTGCAGGCCGGACAAGGAGTGCGCCCTGCCGGAGGACGACGCCCAGATAGTGGGGAGAAAGATCAAGGATGCGGATGTTTTGATCGTGGGGACGCCCACCTACTGGGGAAACATGACCGGCCCATTAAAGACCCTCTTTGACCGCAACGTCACCACCATCGAGCGCATCAACGGCGGTCTCCCGAAGCCTAATCACAGGGGGAAGAGGGCTGTCATCGTCACCGCATCCGCCGCCCCTTGGCCCTATAACTTGCTCTCCTCCCAGAGCGGCGGTGCCGTCCGCTCGCTCAAGACGATCTTGAAGAGCGGCGGCTTCAAGATAATCGATGTGATAAATATGCCCAACACAAAGAGGAGGCCCGGGGTCCCGGAGCAGTTTGTGAAGCGGGCGCTTAAGCTGGGAAAGAAGATATAG
- a CDS encoding 1-acyl-sn-glycerol-3-phosphate acyltransferase → MKIDLEHLSRINLKTFPWGQVITAISLLTTNYYLTNRVKIEIENEENIPTDDTVIFAMNHTDRYNYWPFQYKMWAMRKGYPKTTTWVKGDYYNNPLLAKFFDWTNNIPVPSRGYLISEDFKDLIKEKISKMEYRLLRDLVDGKKKIKEFGEELTESLKTVLEYPRTLLDGAELPYTEYIEKYYRLLMERVAEVNFQALFKKRLNVIIFPEGTRSVRLGSGKTGISHLALKSNKKVVPVGCNGSDKIYPGNAPWAKSGKVVYRVGEPIDPREIIGREIDKEFIPFSKEAEVKFKDEFYEFTLHVMEKINALLDEEYRSSVPVKVV, encoded by the coding sequence ATGAAAATTGACCTAGAACACTTAAGCAGAATCAATCTGAAGACCTTCCCCTGGGGGCAGGTAATAACCGCCATCTCGCTTTTGACGACAAACTATTACCTCACAAACAGGGTCAAGATTGAGATCGAAAACGAGGAGAACATCCCCACCGACGATACGGTGATCTTCGCCATGAACCACACCGACAGGTACAACTACTGGCCGTTCCAGTACAAGATGTGGGCTATGAGAAAGGGCTACCCGAAGACGACGACCTGGGTGAAGGGAGACTACTACAATAATCCCCTCCTCGCCAAGTTCTTCGACTGGACCAACAACATCCCGGTGCCGTCGAGGGGGTACCTTATCAGCGAGGATTTTAAAGACCTCATCAAGGAGAAGATATCAAAGATGGAGTACCGGTTGCTGAGGGACCTCGTTGACGGCAAGAAGAAGATAAAAGAGTTCGGAGAGGAGCTGACCGAGAGCCTAAAGACCGTCTTGGAGTATCCCCGGACCCTCCTCGATGGGGCGGAGTTACCTTACACCGAGTATATAGAAAAATATTACAGACTTCTCATGGAGAGGGTGGCCGAGGTGAACTTCCAGGCGCTCTTCAAAAAGCGCCTCAACGTCATAATCTTTCCCGAGGGAACCCGCTCGGTCCGTCTCGGCTCCGGCAAGACCGGCATATCCCACCTCGCCCTGAAGTCGAACAAGAAGGTCGTCCCGGTGGGGTGCAACGGCTCCGACAAAATATATCCCGGAAACGCCCCTTGGGCAAAGAGCGGAAAGGTCGTCTACCGCGTGGGCGAGCCGATAGATCCGAGGGAGATCATCGGCAGGGAGATAGACAAGGAGTTCATCCCGTTCTCGAAAGAGGCCGAGGTGAAGTTTAAAGACGAGTTTTACGAGTTCACCCTTCACGTCATGGAGAAGATCAACGCGCTATTGGACGAGGAATACAGGTCGTCCGTGCCGGTGAAGGTGGTTTAG
- a CDS encoding lysophospholipid acyltransferase family protein — protein MSGKRRRKRRKRRRRFLKNHIEPRIYSLLMSAIPFIPLGVVRLLSYVMFAVFYPTIGVFFGLRRKYIKNITKAYRGVMRGKEIRAVARKGLRHLITENLEFMYYYHPRNRDRMLKNIKMTGIENLERAREMGKGVIGFGMHLGSFQLLCVRLSLKDIDFTILIKRPKYRNMAAVWVRLMDKIGMKRIWISGEHRAGFETATEIFAEIESGRSIMFIADEFKRVGGIRANIFGRPTYIAGGPAVGSLRTGAPILPILIVRGKKGRYEIFFEEPIVYRPTGDKDRDIEALTQGRADIIERYVKLYPEQWFWFHSHWKGVEDGVIPHKP, from the coding sequence ATGTCAGGTAAGAGAAGAAGAAAAAGAAGAAAGAGGAGAAGGAGGTTTCTCAAAAACCACATTGAACCCCGCATCTACTCCTTATTAATGTCTGCTATTCCCTTTATCCCCCTTGGGGTCGTTCGCCTCCTCTCTTATGTAATGTTTGCCGTTTTTTATCCCACGATCGGGGTCTTCTTCGGGCTCAGGAGGAAGTACATAAAAAACATCACAAAGGCCTACCGGGGGGTCATGAGAGGAAAGGAGATAAGGGCGGTCGCCCGAAAGGGACTGCGCCACTTGATTACCGAGAACCTCGAGTTCATGTACTATTATCACCCAAGAAACAGGGATAGGATGCTGAAGAATATTAAGATGACGGGGATTGAAAATCTCGAGAGGGCGAGGGAGATGGGAAAGGGGGTAATCGGCTTCGGGATGCATCTCGGCAGCTTTCAGCTATTATGCGTGAGGCTCTCTCTTAAAGACATCGATTTCACGATCCTCATAAAAAGGCCGAAATACCGGAACATGGCGGCTGTCTGGGTGAGGCTCATGGATAAGATCGGCATGAAGAGGATTTGGATCAGCGGCGAGCATAGGGCCGGGTTTGAGACCGCGACGGAGATATTCGCCGAAATCGAGAGCGGAAGATCGATAATGTTCATAGCCGACGAGTTCAAGAGGGTAGGGGGGATAAGGGCGAACATCTTCGGCAGACCCACGTATATAGCCGGCGGACCGGCTGTCGGCTCCCTGAGGACAGGCGCCCCGATTCTCCCCATATTGATCGTCAGGGGGAAGAAGGGCCGCTACGAGATTTTCTTCGAGGAGCCGATCGTTTATCGTCCCACCGGTGACAAAGATAGGGATATCGAGGCGCTGACCCAGGGGCGGGCGGATATTATTGAAAGATATGTCAAGCTCTACCCGGAGCAGTGGTTCTGGTTCCACTCCCACTGGAAGGGGGTGGAAGACGGGGTTATACCCCATAAGCCTTAA
- a CDS encoding lysophospholipid acyltransferase family protein, whose product MRKGYPEAMAFIFMVEVMPILPLWLIRFVSYLLFAVAYPFVIIFGLNRRFVRNINAALGNERSKREIAAIARQAVYIQIIGVMEVTHYFHPKRREELLENVKVIGIEKVAEARSGGMGAIGLTAHLGNFQLMGVRLGAEKDLNFWFLVKDPRVTALTNAWYRYMDKIDLNRLNFTERTDVAKIVINRLNQSAFVMMVADEHKRRGIKADFFGKETRMAAGPAVISLRTGAKLLPMFIVREKKSRYTLYIEDPIDFTPTGDREGDVEALTQLRTEVLERYVRKYPGQWLWLHSHWKRG is encoded by the coding sequence ATGAGAAAGGGATACCCCGAGGCGATGGCGTTCATCTTCATGGTTGAGGTGATGCCGATCCTGCCCCTCTGGTTGATCAGGTTTGTTTCATATCTGTTGTTTGCGGTGGCCTACCCGTTCGTTATCATATTCGGGCTGAACAGGAGGTTTGTGAGGAACATAAACGCCGCCTTAGGGAACGAACGCTCCAAGAGGGAGATCGCCGCGATAGCCCGCCAGGCGGTGTATATCCAGATAATCGGGGTCATGGAGGTAACCCACTATTTTCACCCGAAGAGGAGGGAGGAGCTTTTAGAAAACGTGAAGGTGATCGGGATCGAGAAGGTAGCCGAGGCGAGAAGCGGGGGTATGGGGGCGATAGGCCTTACCGCCCACCTCGGAAACTTCCAGCTGATGGGGGTGCGTCTGGGGGCCGAGAAGGACCTCAACTTCTGGTTTCTCGTCAAAGACCCGAGGGTGACGGCGCTGACGAACGCCTGGTACCGCTACATGGACAAGATAGACCTGAACAGGCTGAACTTCACCGAGAGGACCGATGTGGCGAAGATAGTAATCAACAGGTTAAATCAATCCGCATTCGTGATGATGGTCGCGGACGAGCACAAGCGCCGCGGCATAAAGGCGGATTTTTTCGGCAAGGAGACCCGGATGGCGGCGGGCCCCGCAGTTATCTCCTTAAGGACCGGGGCCAAGCTCCTGCCGATGTTTATCGTTAGAGAAAAGAAGAGCAGGTACACCCTCTACATAGAGGACCCGATCGACTTTACCCCCACGGGGGACAGGGAAGGGGACGTGGAGGCCCTGACCCAGCTCAGAACCGAGGTTTTGGAGAGATACGTCAGGAAATATCCGGGTCAGTGGCTCTGGCTCCACTCCCACTGGAAGAGGGGATGA
- a CDS encoding sulfatase-like hydrolase/transferase → MKRRDFLKMTALAGASTALGVSLPGCGRGILSKDPNRPNVIFITADDLGWKDLRCFGNSEVKTPNIDRLAKEGMRFTSAFVVASSCAPSRASFITGQYPHTNGVTALTHIKKSRSLRPFYETLPSILSENGYNTALEGKWHVSPYLPTGWYGYRERLSGMLPKDFWIENSEKAVKFIEDNRENRFYLELNYMNNHRRDDGEFYFADGFPVDPEDVHVPEYWTLPDWEEIRLEAAKFYSQTMKMDKMIGDVLNKLDELNLTENTLVVFVSDNGPPFPGNKMTLYDRGTGTPLLFRLPGVIEPGTTYDGLANTIDIMPTILEACGFTTPEGVQGKSLFPILEGEKTDDLHDVIFTEMTDHVYYLPTRAARTKEWKYIKNYSDIAMGLDQNNHMEWAHRVCELPNQPWKSPRVPEELYDLKNDPDEQLNLVENPAYKEKLDEMRSLLEAHMKETKDPYLGKGFTKDYELNLDIYEMKAGEDKYK, encoded by the coding sequence ATGAAAAGGCGCGATTTCCTCAAAATGACGGCCCTGGCGGGCGCCTCCACGGCCCTGGGGGTCTCCCTCCCGGGCTGCGGGAGGGGCATCCTCTCGAAAGATCCGAACAGGCCCAACGTGATCTTCATCACCGCCGATGACCTCGGGTGGAAAGACCTCCGCTGCTTCGGCAACAGTGAGGTCAAGACGCCGAACATCGACCGGCTGGCGAAGGAGGGGATGAGGTTCACCAGCGCCTTTGTGGTGGCTTCGAGCTGCGCCCCCAGCAGGGCGAGCTTCATCACGGGGCAGTACCCCCACACCAACGGCGTGACGGCGCTGACCCACATAAAGAAGTCGAGGTCGCTTAGGCCCTTCTACGAGACGCTCCCGTCGATCCTCTCCGAGAACGGCTACAACACCGCCCTCGAGGGTAAGTGGCACGTCTCCCCCTACCTCCCCACCGGCTGGTACGGCTACAGGGAGAGGCTTTCGGGCATGCTCCCGAAGGACTTCTGGATCGAGAACTCCGAAAAGGCGGTGAAATTCATCGAGGACAACAGGGAAAACCGCTTCTACCTCGAGCTCAACTACATGAACAACCACAGGAGGGACGACGGCGAGTTCTACTTCGCGGACGGCTTTCCGGTCGACCCCGAGGACGTCCACGTTCCCGAATACTGGACGCTCCCCGACTGGGAGGAGATAAGGCTCGAGGCGGCCAAGTTCTACAGCCAGACGATGAAGATGGACAAGATGATAGGGGACGTTTTAAACAAGCTGGACGAGCTGAACCTCACCGAAAACACGCTGGTGGTATTCGTCAGCGACAACGGCCCGCCGTTTCCCGGAAACAAGATGACCCTCTACGACCGGGGGACGGGAACCCCCCTCCTCTTCCGGCTGCCCGGCGTAATCGAGCCGGGGACGACATACGATGGGCTGGCAAACACCATAGACATCATGCCGACGATCCTCGAGGCGTGCGGTTTTACAACTCCCGAGGGCGTGCAGGGGAAGTCCCTCTTCCCGATCCTCGAAGGCGAGAAGACCGACGACCTCCACGATGTAATCTTCACCGAGATGACCGACCACGTTTATTACCTCCCAACTAGGGCGGCAAGGACAAAGGAGTGGAAGTACATCAAGAACTACTCCGACATAGCGATGGGGCTCGACCAGAACAACCACATGGAGTGGGCGCATCGCGTCTGCGAGCTGCCGAACCAGCCGTGGAAGAGCCCCAGGGTGCCGGAGGAACTGTACGACCTGAAAAACGACCCGGACGAGCAGTTGAACCTCGTTGAAAATCCGGCCTACAAGGAGAAGCTGGATGAGATGAGGAGTCTCCTCGAGGCGCACATGAAGGAGACGAAAGATCCCTACCTCGGAAAAGGCTTCACGAAGGACTACGAGTTGAACCTCGACATCTACGAGATGAAGGCCGGCGAAGATAAATACAAATAA
- a CDS encoding 2-oxoacid:acceptor oxidoreductase family protein, which translates to MFEIRFHGRGGQGAVMASEILALAAFMEGKHPQSFPSFGLERRGAPVAAFLRVDDAKIGLRHAIYEPDFIVVMDRSLLKIETTLKGLKPGGGLLINSAGGPDSLGKIDGIDGNSNIAVGTVDASGIALKNGLGSRLMPIINTTILGAVVRMTNIVSMESLETAIEETIAKKGEDNRLCAREAYERVIF; encoded by the coding sequence ATGTTTGAGATAAGGTTTCACGGCAGGGGGGGACAGGGAGCGGTCATGGCCTCCGAGATACTGGCCCTGGCCGCCTTCATGGAGGGGAAACACCCCCAGTCCTTTCCGTCGTTCGGCCTGGAGAGGAGGGGCGCCCCCGTCGCCGCCTTTCTCAGGGTAGATGACGCCAAGATCGGGCTTCGCCACGCCATCTACGAGCCGGACTTCATCGTCGTCATGGACAGGTCGCTGTTGAAGATCGAGACGACGCTTAAGGGCCTCAAACCCGGCGGCGGCCTTTTGATAAACAGCGCCGGCGGGCCCGACTCCCTTGGGAAAATCGATGGGATTGACGGCAATAGCAATATTGCGGTTGGAACCGTGGATGCCTCCGGGATCGCGCTGAAAAACGGCCTCGGCTCAAGGCTTATGCCGATCATCAACACCACGATACTGGGCGCGGTGGTGAGGATGACTAATATCGTCTCTATGGAGAGCCTCGAAACGGCCATAGAAGAGACGATCGCAAAGAAGGGCGAGGACAACCGCCTCTGCGCCAGGGAGGCCTACGAACGGGTGATCTTTTGA